Genomic window (Indicator indicator isolate 239-I01 chromosome 37, UM_Iind_1.1, whole genome shotgun sequence):
GACATgaggaggaggtgctccaggcactggagcagagattCTCCTGCAGCCCATGTTGAGCCCAAGGTGAGCCAGgttgtgtccctgcagcccatgaAGGTTAATGCTGGAGCCAAGACCCTGTGGAGGatcccaggctggagcaggtggatACTGCACAGAGAGTGTGACCCTGTAGAAAGGTGTCATTGGAGCAGGCTCCTGCCAGGCTCCCTGTAAAGAGGACCCTGGCAGCACTTGTGACCCTGTGGGGGACACGCATTGGAACAGTTTGTTCATGAAGGACTGAGCCCCGTGGAAGCAACTCACGCTGGGGCAAGTGGTGAAGGAGCTCATGCAGCCCAAGGGAAATACTCCAACTGGAGAAGTTCATGCAGAGCCAGCTGCCCAcacaggagcaggggaagagtgtgAGAAGTCATCTGcttgaggaagaggaagcagcagtgaCAACCTGAGATCAACTGACCCAAATTCTCTGCCCTCTGTGTCtcttggggaggggggtgggaggagaagataagagaaaggcagcagtgaagctgatgccagaaagaagagagggatgggggaaggtgttttaagatttgggtttgtttctcattttcctcATTTGATTGCTAATCAATTAAATCAATTTCCCCAGGTCGTCTGATTTGCGTGTGACAGTAATTACTGAAGGATCTCCctctcctcatctccatccaCCAGCCTCTCATtatctctcctctctccagctgagGAGGTTTCTGACCTCCAgcttggtgggcacctggcatctaccctcccttcaggtttttcttctgtttataaGATCCAACCCCAGCcctctctcctctgtgctgagcagtcccagctctcctagcctttcctcacaggagagattcTCCAGCTCATTCCTCTTCTTTCTGCCCCTTCAGTGGATTCTCTCCAGGACTTCCATAGCTCCCACATACCAGGGAGTCTACAGCTGGAATCACTACTCCAGAAGTTGTtttaccagagctgagtagtGGGGAGGAACCatcttccttcagctgctggcaacaTTCCTCTGCAGAACTGTGCACGTTAGTGAAGGGATCTGAGTTGCCATGGCAGGAAATGGGATAGGAGctttctgctgcaccacacagcttgctgtcatcaggaacttgctgaggctgcctcagtgcccctgcccatggcaccaacaaagatgttgaacaagcctagtcccagcactgatccctgaggatctccacttgtcactggcctccactgggacatggagccattaacagccactctttgggtgcagccatcaagccagttctttatccacccaatggtccatccatcaagccccgactgcaccagcttggagaccaggctgtggtgtgggacagtgtcaaagcctttgctcaggtccaggtacgTGACATCtgttgctcagccttcatctattaatgttgtgatcttgtcacagaaggccagcaggtttgtcaggcaggatttgcccttcctgcagccctgctgattggacccaatcacctctttcttattcttctgtctcagcagtgcctgcaggaggatctgctccatgatcataccaggcacagaggagagGCTGCCTGCTCTAtggttccctgggtcatccttcttgccCTTGTTGGACATGGAGGTtatgtttctcctttttcagTCAGTTGGGacttccccagcctgccaggacttttggattATAACAGAGAGGTTCAATGACCTCatcctcagttccctcagtacctgtgggtgtatcccatcgggtcccatggacctGTACACTCTCAAGGTCTTCAGGaggtcacaaacctgatcttcacccTCAATGGGGAGTTCCTTCTACCACCCCCTGACATTAtcttctgtgactctgggagTGTGGCTCTGGCCCTTGCCAGCagagactgaggtaaagaagttgTTGAGAAGCTTCTCCATGGCACTTGTAACTAGTTCTGccctttcctttctgagggggcccacacctgccttagtcttccttttgccattaatgtaCCTGTAGAAACTTTTGCAGTTCCCCTTGCTCTCTCTGGATAGacttaattctaactgagctttagcttttctaagcAGGTCTTtcgctgctcaggcagcttccctATATgtccccattctagctgtcctttcttccactccttgtacaGTGTCCACAAAAAAAGGACCACACAGAGGCCAGGTTTGAATGCAGCAGAACTTTAATGAGTCAAAAGAGGCAAACAAAGTCACTGTAAGTGGAGGACAGCAGTGCAGGAATGCCCAAAAGCCCTCAAGATTCTCTGGTCCATAGCCATGGAGAAGTTCCTGCATGATGTCTGGCTGTCTGCCTcaaagcagaagaggaggcagagggtcccctccaggctggggacctggctgccaaggggaagcaaagcaaacaaggaaagggaaagacaaAGCCAAGCAAAGACATCCAAGGTCTCCATTctttgcccagcagcaccttctGAGCTCCTGGAGGTGTCTCCCTGggcttccccagcagctctgtcagcGCAGGTACCTTCTGCCATaggagctgctggaaatgcCAGAGAGGTCACAGCAGCCAGAGTTGATGGGCACTCCCTcacagctgaggatgctgccaaCAGCAGCGGAGCTGGAGGAGCCCACAACGGTGTTCTgcgggaaggagctgaggatggggccGGGCAGGGTCACCACCACAGCTGGAGGCTCAATGGCCACCGTGGAGCTCTGGCACTGTCTGACACAGGGCTCATTGCAGCTGTTGGCCAGCGGGGTTGGGCCGCAGGGCCGGCAGGGCAGGCACTGGGTATAGCAGGACATGTCTGGAGGGGGGAGGTGCACCTGGGagagagggcagggaggaagcagagaaggcagctgggtgaggagcagcctggtGACATTATCACAAAGGAGCCAAGGCCAAGACTGAGTGGGGCTTCAGCACCCTATAAagagcagcctggcccagggagGCTGTCTCTGATTTCAGGAACCaaaagctccctcagccacctcccagcccctccCTAAGCAGAccttctcctgcttccctctGTCCTCACAAGAAGACCCAAACATCAGGACAGAACAGAGgcaagagcagctgagagctcCATCGAGGGGAGATCTTGTTTtgaaagaggagcagaaggggCTTCAGACTCACCTGGTTCCCAAATAGAAGGAGGCAAGAGAAGTGgatgagagagcaggagctgggctgccttTTATACCTGCCCTTCATTGCTGCAGGATCAGAAGCAAGCTTGGCAGAGGTAACAATTTTTGCAGAGGCTCATCTTGAATGCAAAGCATCACAGCTGAGGACATGGCTGTGCTCTCatttcctgcactgctgccttttcatCTCCCTGTCTGTGGCAGGCCCATGCCCCAGTGAAGGCTTCTTGTGAGCACTGGGTGGAAATGCCTCAGGATTTCCAGGGCAGGAATGCAGGAGTGCAGGCAGAAGGCTCAGCTCAgatgctggaggtgctgctccAAATGAGAGCAATGATGTCAGCCTGGGTCACTcttttggggctgtttagtgtgctGTTGTCAGGAAGAAGATCTGGTGATTCTCAGCTGGACTCCATGGGCTCCTGTGTATGAGGACCTGTCCTGTCCTTGTCCACTCTCTTCAGCTCAACCCAATGGTCActtgttgtggcctcctctggtctcTTTGTTGTGCTGCATAACActgcacagagggaaaaaatctGGACAGTTTTGACTGGTccctcagtgccagcagcagcatctgccagTAGTGATGTTCCTTTGTGTGTTGCTCCTTGTGTGCCCTGTCAACAGTTTTTTCCCCATGCAATCAAGTGGTGATGCCACCATCCTGCTGGAGATGCAGGACATGCAGCTTGTGTCCTGAGCCCTCcttttcctgtccctgcagacctcaCCCTCTGCTGCTACCAGGTTCATAATCCCACAGCAATGGTTCCACTGCAGACTG
Coding sequences:
- the LOC128978528 gene encoding feather keratin Cos2-3-like, coding for MSCYTQCLPCRPCGPTPLANSCNEPCVRQCQSSTVAIEPPAVVVTLPGPILSSFPQNTVVGSSSSAAVGSILSCEGVPINSGCCDLSGISSSSYGRRYLR